Proteins from a single region of Megalopta genalis isolate 19385.01 chromosome 3, iyMegGena1_principal, whole genome shotgun sequence:
- the LOC117222149 gene encoding ubiquitin carboxyl-terminal hydrolase 8 isoform X1, which yields MLSSKVTEKGTLKYTSVNDLLQKAKVDYKNKRPIEVSKRLPIMYNKAEENGKQGNEEDQYIMLRRWLNSIEWLKTTHEYKDDKIYSLTHLNVNQINEVKKMLAVLKTKLDTRYKQQAKARILEKSTTLEKMDIDNDAGINSFMSSLDGPIQLPETPTRDPLAGDNEEIINCEQLFQLVQDLYGRYLIIDIRSKSQYENSRIRSNKSVNIPASEIKIGLLAQHFEKYLRKDKKALQLYRERSAQYVDVTILLDWNTSSKTLGLNNPLNVLRKILESWDPGIHNKKVTILDGGYKEWLTRYPAYTTNPNIVEPKLNNTSMEILDDIEYPEWIHFDDEDNLNKAREKKMFLSKSVNKEENARINVSTNEIGYKQMDVEIRNNIASIKSNDFMNSGSTKINTVELEKINVNNDVWKGLSETPSKLEQERKLSARKKTNISVKPTVDRSKKPVLLDASTSEAKTVLKLLRQLNELAKIHMRLEQDILEHERSLYVQYFTEYEESSEEAYIRGNSLKSLCRKLEEKKKEYKKLEDELDKYYSRPEPIEFNPAEDMEKRNLEFSLGSAKLDMKNIAKARKKLGEKTAKNEFKDSSNKTDTSIHNESLKSDGSSTISGGLERSYSSPNLLQLIDRKAPRVDRTSKPQIPLHSQNGLHSNEKVSHISWANREERMTPVHGSVHPGITGLKNLGNSCYMNSIIQCLSNTTHLAKYFTDNLYTDDLNTNNDNNTQGQVVEEVAQVIKALWRGQYKSISPHDLKIAVGQYKLQFESYEQQDSHEFLTFLLDWMHNDLKRKCKVPLDMTVAEEAWDKAMGSMKSIISDLFFGQLRSTIMCSFCKQSSTTYESFNSLTTSLPHSNRCTLNDCILRFVTGQKVIGWKCPKCQTPREATKKFDFVKLAPIVVIHLNRFAESGGWLEKRNTAVDFPLTDFNLKPYLVTDSNTPTISNIRSYNYSLYAMSNHYGTMEGGHYTAYCKNATQNKWYKYDDQTVTEVTTNQVKSQNTSAYLLFYTSFSSNII from the exons ATGTTGAGCTCAAAGGTAACCGAGAAAGGGACACTGAAGTACACCAGCGTAAACGACCTGTTACAAAAAGCAAAGGTCGATTACAAAAACAAAAGACCGATTGAAGTCTCGAAAAGGTTACCCATCATGTACAACAAAGCCGAAGAGAATGGGAAACAGGGGAACGAAGAGGATCAGTACATCATGCTGAGAAGATGGCTGAATTCTATAGAATGGTTGAAAACAACGCACGAGTACAAAGACGACAAGATATACTCACTGACGCATTTAAATGTTAATCAG ATCAATGAAGTAAAAAAAATGCTTGCAGTTTTGAAGACAAAATTAGACACGAGGTACAAGCAGCAAGCGAAAGCAAGAATATTAGAAAAGAGCACTACTTTGGAGAAAATGGACATTGATAATGATGCCGGGATCAATTCTTTTATGTCCTCGCTTGACGGTCCGATACAACTGCCAGAAACTCCAACCAGAGATCCATTAGCTGGTGATAACGAAGAGATCATAAACTGTGAACAGCTCTTTCAATTGGTACAAGACTTATACGGCAGATATTTGATAATCGACATTAGGTCCAAGTCGCAGTATGAAAATTCCAGAATAAGGTCCAATAAATCTGTCAATATTCCAGCCAGTGAGATAAAGATCGG ATTATTAGCACAGCATTTCGAAAAATACCTCCGTAAAGACAAAAAGGCTTTGCAGTTGTACAGAGAAAGATCAGCCCAGTATGTGGATGTTACAATTTTACTCGATTGGAACACGTCGAGCAAGACTCTGGGGCTGAACAATCCACTAAACGTGCTCAGGAAGATTTTAGAGAGCTGGGACCCTGGCATACATAACAAGAAAGTTACTATCTTAGATGGCGGTTACAAGGAATGGTTGACACGCTATCCGGCGTATACAACAAACCCTAATATCGTGGAGCCTAAATTAAATAATACTTCGATGGAAATATTGGATGACATTGAGTACCCTGAATGGATACACTTCGACGACGAGGATAATCTGAACAAAGCACGCGAAAAGAAAATGTTTCTCTCGAAGTCTGTAAATAAGGAAGAGAATGCGAGGATAAACGTTTCCACGAATGAAATAGGCTATAAGCAGATGGACGTGGAAATACGTAACAATATTGCTTCTATAAAATCGAACGACTTCATGAACAGTGGTTCTACTAAGATCAACACTGTGGAATTGGAGAAAATTAATGTTAACAACGATGTTTGGAAGGGATTAAGCGAAACTCCGTCGAAGCTCGAACAGGAAAGGAAATTAAGTGCGAGGAAGAAAACTAATATCTCCGTGAAACCGACTGTCGATCGCAGTAAGAAACCGGTTTTGTTAGATGCGTCCACGTCCGAAGCTAAGACTGTGCTGAAATTACTGCGGCAGCTGAACGAACTTGCGAAAATCCACATGCGTTTGGAACAGGACATCTTGGAACATGAACGTTCCTTGTACGTGCAGTATTTTACCGAGTACGAAGAATCGAGTGAAGAGGCGTACATTCGCGGGAACAGTTTGAAATCTCTATGCCGGAAATTGGAGGAAAAG aaaaagGAGTACAAGAAGCTCGAAGACGAACTTGATAAGTATTATTCGAGGCCTGAGCCGATCGAGTTCAATCCTGCCGAAGACATGGAGAAACGCAACTTGGAATTTAGTCTCGGTTCAGCAAAACTGGACATGAAGAATATAGCCAAAGCGAGAAAGAAGCTGGGAGA GAAAACTGCGAAGAATGAATTCAAAGACTCGTCAAATAAAACGGATACTAGTATTCACAATGAGTCTTTAAAATCGGATGGTTCGTCGACGATAAGTGGTGGTTTGGAGCGATCGTATTCTAGTCCGAATTTGCTACAG CTGATAGATCGCAAAGCACCAAGAGTGGACAGGACGTCGAAGCCACAGATTCCACTGCATAGTCAAAACGGTTTACACAGCAATGAAAAAGTGTCTCACATTAGTTGGGCAAATCGTGAAGAAAGGATGACACCTGTTCATGGAAGTGTG CATCCAGGCATAACAGGGTTAAAGAACTTGGGGAACTCGTGTTATATGAATAGTATTATACAATGCTTGAGCAATACGACGCATTTAGCCAAGTATTTCACTGATAACTTGTACACCGACGATCTTAACACGAATAACGATAACAACACGCAAGGTCAAGTCGTAGAAGAGGTAGCTCAAGTGATTAAAGCCCTTTGGAGAGGCCAATACAAGAGCATATCTCCCCACGATCTTAAG ATTGCTGTCGGACAATATAAATTGCAATTTGAAAGTTACGAACAGCAGGATTCCCACGAGTTTCTGACTTTCCTGTTAGATTGGATGCACAACGATTTAAAAAGG AAGTGTAAGGTGCCCTTAGATATGACTGTTGCAGAAGAAGCGTGGGACAAAGCAATGGGATCTATGAAATCAATAATATCTGACCTGTTTTTTGGTCAGCTAAGGTCCACCATTATGTGCAGCTTTTGCAAACAAAGTAGCACTACTTACGAAAGTTTCAACAGTTTGACGACATCGTTACCTCATTCCAACCGGTGTACATTAAAC GATTGTATATTACGATTTGTAACCGGTCAGAAAGTAATCGGTTGGAAGTGCCCGAAGTGTCAGACCCCGCGGGAGGCTACGAAAAAGTTCGATTTCGTTAAGCTCGCGCCTATAGTGGTGATACACTTGAATCGTTTCGCTGAGAGTGGTGGCTGGCTCGAGAAGAGGAACACTGCTGTCGATTTTCCTCTGACGGACTTTAATTTGAAACCATATTTGGTTACAGACAGCAACACACCTACAATTTCGAACATTCGTAGCTATAATTATAGTTTATACGCAATGTCTAATCACTATGGAACCATGGAAGGTGGTCATTACACGGCATATTGTAAAAATGCCACCCAGAACAA ATGGTATAAGTACGACGATCAGACAGTAACAGAAGTTACGACGAACCAAGTGAAATCGCAGAACACCAGTGCCTATCTCTTATTTTATACGTCGTTTTCAAGCAACATTATTTAG
- the LOC117222149 gene encoding uncharacterized protein LOC117222149 isoform X2: protein MDIDNDAGINSFMSSLDGPIQLPETPTRDPLAGDNEEIINCEQLFQLVQDLYGRYLIIDIRSKSQYENSRIRSNKSVNIPASEIKIGLLAQHFEKYLRKDKKALQLYRERSAQYVDVTILLDWNTSSKTLGLNNPLNVLRKILESWDPGIHNKKVTILDGGYKEWLTRYPAYTTNPNIVEPKLNNTSMEILDDIEYPEWIHFDDEDNLNKAREKKMFLSKSVNKEENARINVSTNEIGYKQMDVEIRNNIASIKSNDFMNSGSTKINTVELEKINVNNDVWKGLSETPSKLEQERKLSARKKTNISVKPTVDRSKKPVLLDASTSEAKTVLKLLRQLNELAKIHMRLEQDILEHERSLYVQYFTEYEESSEEAYIRGNSLKSLCRKLEEKKKEYKKLEDELDKYYSRPEPIEFNPAEDMEKRNLEFSLGSAKLDMKNIAKARKKLGEKTAKNEFKDSSNKTDTSIHNESLKSDGSSTISGGLERSYSSPNLLQLIDRKAPRVDRTSKPQIPLHSQNGLHSNEKVSHISWANREERMTPVHGSVHPGITGLKNLGNSCYMNSIIQCLSNTTHLAKYFTDNLYTDDLNTNNDNNTQGQVVEEVAQVIKALWRGQYKSISPHDLKIAVGQYKLQFESYEQQDSHEFLTFLLDWMHNDLKRKCKVPLDMTVAEEAWDKAMGSMKSIISDLFFGQLRSTIMCSFCKQSSTTYESFNSLTTSLPHSNRCTLNDCILRFVTGQKVIGWKCPKCQTPREATKKFDFVKLAPIVVIHLNRFAESGGWLEKRNTAVDFPLTDFNLKPYLVTDSNTPTISNIRSYNYSLYAMSNHYGTMEGGHYTAYCKNATQNKWYKYDDQTVTEVTTNQVKSQNTSAYLLFYTSFSSNII from the exons ATGGACATTGATAATGATGCCGGGATCAATTCTTTTATGTCCTCGCTTGACGGTCCGATACAACTGCCAGAAACTCCAACCAGAGATCCATTAGCTGGTGATAACGAAGAGATCATAAACTGTGAACAGCTCTTTCAATTGGTACAAGACTTATACGGCAGATATTTGATAATCGACATTAGGTCCAAGTCGCAGTATGAAAATTCCAGAATAAGGTCCAATAAATCTGTCAATATTCCAGCCAGTGAGATAAAGATCGG ATTATTAGCACAGCATTTCGAAAAATACCTCCGTAAAGACAAAAAGGCTTTGCAGTTGTACAGAGAAAGATCAGCCCAGTATGTGGATGTTACAATTTTACTCGATTGGAACACGTCGAGCAAGACTCTGGGGCTGAACAATCCACTAAACGTGCTCAGGAAGATTTTAGAGAGCTGGGACCCTGGCATACATAACAAGAAAGTTACTATCTTAGATGGCGGTTACAAGGAATGGTTGACACGCTATCCGGCGTATACAACAAACCCTAATATCGTGGAGCCTAAATTAAATAATACTTCGATGGAAATATTGGATGACATTGAGTACCCTGAATGGATACACTTCGACGACGAGGATAATCTGAACAAAGCACGCGAAAAGAAAATGTTTCTCTCGAAGTCTGTAAATAAGGAAGAGAATGCGAGGATAAACGTTTCCACGAATGAAATAGGCTATAAGCAGATGGACGTGGAAATACGTAACAATATTGCTTCTATAAAATCGAACGACTTCATGAACAGTGGTTCTACTAAGATCAACACTGTGGAATTGGAGAAAATTAATGTTAACAACGATGTTTGGAAGGGATTAAGCGAAACTCCGTCGAAGCTCGAACAGGAAAGGAAATTAAGTGCGAGGAAGAAAACTAATATCTCCGTGAAACCGACTGTCGATCGCAGTAAGAAACCGGTTTTGTTAGATGCGTCCACGTCCGAAGCTAAGACTGTGCTGAAATTACTGCGGCAGCTGAACGAACTTGCGAAAATCCACATGCGTTTGGAACAGGACATCTTGGAACATGAACGTTCCTTGTACGTGCAGTATTTTACCGAGTACGAAGAATCGAGTGAAGAGGCGTACATTCGCGGGAACAGTTTGAAATCTCTATGCCGGAAATTGGAGGAAAAG aaaaagGAGTACAAGAAGCTCGAAGACGAACTTGATAAGTATTATTCGAGGCCTGAGCCGATCGAGTTCAATCCTGCCGAAGACATGGAGAAACGCAACTTGGAATTTAGTCTCGGTTCAGCAAAACTGGACATGAAGAATATAGCCAAAGCGAGAAAGAAGCTGGGAGA GAAAACTGCGAAGAATGAATTCAAAGACTCGTCAAATAAAACGGATACTAGTATTCACAATGAGTCTTTAAAATCGGATGGTTCGTCGACGATAAGTGGTGGTTTGGAGCGATCGTATTCTAGTCCGAATTTGCTACAG CTGATAGATCGCAAAGCACCAAGAGTGGACAGGACGTCGAAGCCACAGATTCCACTGCATAGTCAAAACGGTTTACACAGCAATGAAAAAGTGTCTCACATTAGTTGGGCAAATCGTGAAGAAAGGATGACACCTGTTCATGGAAGTGTG CATCCAGGCATAACAGGGTTAAAGAACTTGGGGAACTCGTGTTATATGAATAGTATTATACAATGCTTGAGCAATACGACGCATTTAGCCAAGTATTTCACTGATAACTTGTACACCGACGATCTTAACACGAATAACGATAACAACACGCAAGGTCAAGTCGTAGAAGAGGTAGCTCAAGTGATTAAAGCCCTTTGGAGAGGCCAATACAAGAGCATATCTCCCCACGATCTTAAG ATTGCTGTCGGACAATATAAATTGCAATTTGAAAGTTACGAACAGCAGGATTCCCACGAGTTTCTGACTTTCCTGTTAGATTGGATGCACAACGATTTAAAAAGG AAGTGTAAGGTGCCCTTAGATATGACTGTTGCAGAAGAAGCGTGGGACAAAGCAATGGGATCTATGAAATCAATAATATCTGACCTGTTTTTTGGTCAGCTAAGGTCCACCATTATGTGCAGCTTTTGCAAACAAAGTAGCACTACTTACGAAAGTTTCAACAGTTTGACGACATCGTTACCTCATTCCAACCGGTGTACATTAAAC GATTGTATATTACGATTTGTAACCGGTCAGAAAGTAATCGGTTGGAAGTGCCCGAAGTGTCAGACCCCGCGGGAGGCTACGAAAAAGTTCGATTTCGTTAAGCTCGCGCCTATAGTGGTGATACACTTGAATCGTTTCGCTGAGAGTGGTGGCTGGCTCGAGAAGAGGAACACTGCTGTCGATTTTCCTCTGACGGACTTTAATTTGAAACCATATTTGGTTACAGACAGCAACACACCTACAATTTCGAACATTCGTAGCTATAATTATAGTTTATACGCAATGTCTAATCACTATGGAACCATGGAAGGTGGTCATTACACGGCATATTGTAAAAATGCCACCCAGAACAA ATGGTATAAGTACGACGATCAGACAGTAACAGAAGTTACGACGAACCAAGTGAAATCGCAGAACACCAGTGCCTATCTCTTATTTTATACGTCGTTTTCAAGCAACATTATTTAG
- the Pngl gene encoding N-glycanase Pngl, translating into MDKDLQRCLDLLKENDEIVRSNAESALLTVCQNILSHPNDKQFREVCLEDPIIEKLLPAIGAMECLFDIGFVEAADSLILPPEASLCKLLALENLLSENCSSRNNVIDNTAAYNLLPKTTDPLERALFTNIVHHFQSVFQYYENRLLQTKAKKLIPIAELEIATMNRMRELQERIKLSKENPETSNKTQFEENNIDVKELFLMELTHWFKYKFFTWVDSPRCSMCMGSCEMHKVVSSEDPRCSNVEIHKCTNCDAFVKFPRYNDPEPLLTLRRGRCGEWANVFMLFCCSLGYDSRFIWDKTDHVWIEVWSISEQRWIHVDPCEDVIDRPLMYEKGWNKKLNYVFAFSKDEVQDVTWRYTRDQPAVMKRRNLCSENNLLQFIESLNKYRQCSPNYSSSRRQYVIKRRVLELVELIRMPSDQMSDNDKSYQGRTTGSYKWRLARGEISQSSPGATYSWDISKYGETFHLCYSIVKDVYRVMDDDDRMIEEVSGWQNGVNEVQGGIFRKSESDWKMVYLARSPEAASGQVKWNFIITNPNLCVSTFHLRTVIAEYQGASVLWQLEAFFNNTEPSKSLVFSINDCNNYSTDRLEGSTKLTLTATVRGGQGDCAWQHAQLFRQSLENKGDRSLIVNIQLKKR; encoded by the exons ATGGATAAAGATTTACAACGTTGTCTAGACCTATTAAAAGAGAACGACGAAATCGTTCGAAGCAACGCAGAAAGTGCATTATTAACTGTCTGTCAAAACATCTTATCTCATCCTAATGACAAACAGTTCAGAGAGGTGTGTCTGGAGGACCCTATAATTGAGAAGCTGCTTCCTGCTATTGGAGCTATGGAATGTTTATTTGACATTGGATTTGTCGAG GCTGCCGACTCTCTGATCTTACCACCGGAGGCGTCTCTCTGCAAGCTGCTAGCTTTAGAAAATCTTCTATCCGAGAACTGCTCCTCTAGGAACAATGTCATAGACAATACAGCAGCCTACAACTTGCTGCCGAAAACAACCGATCCATTGGAAAGAGCCTTGTTCACAAACATTGTCCATCACTTCCAAAGTGTGTTCCAGTACTACGAGAACCGACTTTTACAGACCAAAGCGAAGAAGCTAATACCTATCGCCGAACTTGAGATAGCAACCATGAATAGGATGAGAGAACTGCAAGA GCGTATCAAGCTGAGTAAAGAGAATCCAGAAACAAGTAACAAAACACAATTCGAAGAGAACAACATAGATGTCAAGGAATTGTTTCTAATGGAGCTCACGCATtggtttaaatataaatttttcacATGGGTCGATAGTCCCAGGTGTTCTATGTGTATGGGTAGTTGTGAAATGCACAAGGTTGTATCTTCTGAAGACCCCAGGTGTTCAAATGTAGAGATACACAA GTGTACCAATTGTGACGCGTTTGTCAAATTTCCGCGTTACAATGATCCGGAACCGTTGCTAACTCTAAGACGCGGGCGTTGCGGAGAGTGGGCTAATGTATTTATGCTTTTCTGCTGTTCGTTGGGATACGATTCGAGATTCATATGGGATAAGACCGACCACGTTTGGATAGAG GTATGGTCCATTAGTGAACAGCGATGGATCCACGTGGACCCGTGCGAGGACGTCATAGATCGTCCGTTAATGTATGAAAAGGGATGGAATAAGAAATTGAATTACGTATTTGCTTTCTCGAAGGACGAAGTGCAAGACGTTACATGGCGGTACACGCGGGACCAACCAGCTGTGATGAAAAGAAGGAATCTTTGTTCAGAGAACAATCTATTGCAATTCATTGAATCGTTAAATAAGTACCGACAGTGTTCTCCGAATTATAGTTCGTCGCGTAGGCAGTACGTGATCAAACGCAGAGTATTAGAACTCGTAGAATTAATACGTATGCCCAGCGATCAGATGTCTGATAACGATAAAAGCTATCAGGGCAGGACTACCGGTTCATATAAATGGAGATTGGCGAGAGGCGAGATTTCGCAG TCGAGTCCAGGAGCAACCTATTCCTGGGATATTTCGAAGTATGGGGAAACATTCCATTTGTGTTATTCGATCGTTAAAGATGTGTACAGGGTGATGGATGATGATGATAGAATGATAGAGGAAGTGTCTGGTTGGCAAAATGGTGTGAACGAGGTGCAAGGCGGGATTTTTCGAAAATCGGAGTCCGATTGGAAAATGGTGTACTTGGCTCGTTCTCCCGAAGCTGCTTCCGGGCAAGTGAAAtggaattttataattacaaATCCGAATTTATGCGTGTCGACGTTTCACCTGCGAACTGTGATAGCGGAGTATCAAGGAGCGAGTGTATTATGGCAGTTAGAAGCATTCTTTAATAACACAGAACCTAGCAAATCTTTAGTATTTTCCATAAACGATTGTAACAATTACTCCACGGATCGATTAGAGGGTTCGACAAAATTAACTCTTACAGCCACTGTTCGCGGCGGCCAGGGTGACTGTGCATGGCAACACGCGCAGCTTTTCCGACAAAGTTTAGAAAACAAAGGAGATCGATCCCTGATAGTTAATATTCAATTAAAAAAACGGTAG